One window from the genome of Kaistella carnis encodes:
- a CDS encoding GlcG/HbpS family heme-binding protein — protein sequence MNITLSQAEKLISAAQEKARAIDCKMNIAVVDGGANLVAFARMDGAWLGSLDISIKKAKTARFFDMNSGEIGKLSQPGGSLYNIEHSNGGLITFPGGVLVKNREGEIIGAIGVSGSSVENDHAVAEAGAKAL from the coding sequence ATGAATATTACTTTATCACAAGCTGAGAAATTAATTTCAGCAGCACAGGAAAAAGCAAGAGCGATTGACTGCAAGATGAATATCGCCGTTGTTGATGGTGGTGCAAATTTAGTTGCCTTCGCAAGAATGGACGGAGCTTGGTTAGGATCTTTAGATATCTCGATTAAAAAAGCAAAAACAGCAAGATTCTTCGACATGAATTCCGGAGAAATTGGTAAGCTTTCTCAACCCGGTGGATCACTTTATAATATTGAACATTCGAACGGTGGTTTAATTACTTTCCCGGGCGGTGTTTTAGTGAAAAACAGGGAAGGCGAAATTATTGGTGCCATCGGAGTGAGCGGAAGTTCTGTAGAAAATGATCACGCCGTTGCTGAAGCTGGAGCAAAAGCGCTTTAA
- the rpsI gene encoding 30S ribosomal protein S9 codes for MSIVHKIGRRKTSVARVYVRPGSGVITINKKDSKEYFGTDVLVYKVNQPFLLTETAGQYDVTVNVFGGGITGQAEAIRLAISRALCEINEENRLLLKPHGLLTRDARMVERKKPGQKKARKKFQFSKR; via the coding sequence ATGTCAATAGTTCATAAAATCGGAAGAAGAAAAACTTCTGTTGCAAGAGTTTACGTGAGACCAGGTTCTGGTGTGATCACGATAAACAAAAAGGATTCTAAGGAATACTTTGGAACTGACGTTTTAGTTTACAAGGTGAATCAACCATTTTTATTAACAGAAACAGCAGGTCAGTATGACGTGACTGTGAATGTTTTCGGTGGTGGTATTACTGGTCAGGCTGAAGCTATCAGATTAGCAATTTCCAGAGCACTTTGCGAAATCAACGAAGAAAACCGTTTGCTTCTTAAGCCACACGGATTGCTTACAAGAGACGCAAGAATGGTTGAAAGAAAAAAACCAGGTCAGAAAAAAGCAAGAAAGAAATTCCAATTCTCGAAACGTTAA
- a CDS encoding serine hydrolase domain-containing protein: MNFKSIFFLLSLMLTFSCKSEAEKRAEETASRNSIIDSTISQFQKKLLTEQIDSVFSRYHFNGSVAVIKSDEILYEKHNGFENFETQKKLDTSSVFAIASLSKQFTAVLVLLQEEQGKLNTNDQVSQYLTAFQGNQFKNITIKELLNHTSGISDFGDGLLSEPGKEFHYSNKGFRLLGQIIEKVSGKSYDENVTVLFAKAGMINSSTATSFKGSNLAGAHTGNADNAQKVQNMPKRLAEASISVPAGGILSTVNDLHRWNTALYNGKILKPETLNKFSAKSSERNHQILGKMDYGFGIMMNIGKPNAYFHTGYVKGAPSLLIYYPESQTSAIILSNIADEMKGKNAVFNPHKEIKRITDAIQNTVIDLRKEMIKSDLEK, translated from the coding sequence ATGAATTTTAAATCGATTTTTTTCTTATTGAGTCTAATGCTGACGTTTTCCTGCAAATCGGAAGCAGAAAAGAGGGCTGAAGAAACAGCTTCCCGAAATTCCATTATCGACAGTACTATTTCACAATTTCAAAAGAAATTATTGACGGAGCAGATCGACTCTGTATTTTCAAGATATCATTTTAATGGTTCGGTGGCAGTTATAAAAAGCGATGAGATCCTTTACGAGAAACATAATGGTTTTGAAAACTTTGAAACACAGAAAAAACTTGACACCAGTTCTGTTTTTGCCATTGCATCTTTAAGTAAACAATTTACCGCTGTTTTGGTGCTTTTGCAGGAAGAACAGGGAAAACTGAATACCAATGATCAAGTCTCTCAATATTTAACCGCTTTTCAGGGCAATCAATTTAAGAATATTACCATTAAAGAATTGTTGAATCATACTTCAGGTATTAGTGATTTTGGTGATGGTTTACTTTCAGAACCGGGAAAGGAGTTTCATTATTCCAATAAAGGATTTCGGCTTTTAGGACAAATTATCGAAAAAGTGTCGGGGAAGTCCTACGATGAAAATGTTACAGTACTTTTTGCAAAAGCCGGAATGATCAATTCATCTACTGCTACAAGTTTTAAAGGGAGCAATTTAGCCGGAGCACATACCGGAAATGCAGATAATGCGCAAAAAGTTCAAAATATGCCGAAACGTCTCGCGGAGGCATCGATCAGTGTTCCGGCAGGTGGAATATTGTCTACTGTAAATGATTTACATCGTTGGAACACGGCGCTTTATAACGGTAAAATTTTAAAGCCTGAAACATTAAATAAATTTTCAGCAAAAAGTTCAGAGAGAAATCATCAGATTTTAGGGAAAATGGATTATGGTTTTGGGATCATGATGAATATCGGTAAGCCGAATGCGTATTTTCATACCGGTTATGTGAAAGGCGCTCCCTCGCTCTTAATTTACTATCCGGAAAGTCAGACTTCCGCGATCATTCTGTCGAATATTGCAGATGAGATGAAGGGTAAAAATGCCGTCTTCAATCCACATAAAGAGATTAAGCGCATTACAGATGCTATTCAAAATACAGTTATTGATTTGCGTAAAGAAATGATAAAGTCTGATCTGGAAAAATAA
- the trmB gene encoding tRNA (guanosine(46)-N7)-methyltransferase TrmB, whose translation MGKNKMARFAENRTLSNVFQPTREEALADFHLKGKWREEFFKNDNPIVLELGCGKGEYSVGLGKAFPEKNFIGVDIKGARFWYGAKDALANNLSNVAFLRTQIELIDHFFATDEVDEIWITFPDPQIKYRRTKHRMTHPDFLERYKKILKKDGVMHLKTDSEFLHGYTLGLLQGLGHEIMFANHDIYGAPEFDPGTPLLREIKTYYEGLFEAKGKTITYIKFKIK comes from the coding sequence ATGGGTAAAAATAAAATGGCAAGATTTGCCGAAAACCGTACGCTATCAAATGTTTTTCAGCCGACCAGAGAAGAAGCTTTGGCAGATTTTCACCTGAAAGGGAAGTGGCGGGAAGAATTTTTTAAAAATGATAATCCCATCGTTCTGGAGTTAGGTTGCGGAAAAGGAGAATATTCCGTAGGATTAGGTAAAGCCTTTCCGGAGAAAAACTTTATTGGGGTTGACATTAAAGGAGCTCGTTTTTGGTATGGTGCCAAAGACGCGCTTGCAAACAACTTAAGTAATGTGGCCTTCCTGCGTACACAGATTGAATTGATCGATCATTTTTTCGCAACAGATGAGGTTGATGAGATCTGGATTACCTTCCCGGATCCTCAAATAAAATACAGACGTACAAAACACAGAATGACCCATCCTGATTTTCTGGAGCGGTATAAAAAAATTCTAAAGAAAGATGGCGTAATGCATTTAAAAACCGACTCCGAATTTTTGCATGGCTATACTTTAGGTCTGCTTCAGGGATTAGGACATGAGATTATGTTTGCGAACCACGATATCTATGGTGCACCGGAATTTGATCCCGGAACTCCTTTATTGCGTGAAATTAAAACTTATTATGAAGGATTATTTGAAGCAAAAGGCAAAACCATCACGTATATTAAATTCAAAATAAAATAG
- the rpsB gene encoding 30S ribosomal protein S2 → MAKANVKDLLEAGVHFGHMTRKWNPNMAPYIFMEKNGIHIIDLHKTAVKLDEACSALEKITSAGKKVLFVATKKQAKEVVAKYASELNMPYITERWPGGMLTNFVTIRKAVKKMNHIDKMKKDGTFETLSKKERLQVDRQRANLEKNLGSISDMVRLPSALFVVDIMKEHIAITEAKKLGIPIFAIVDTNSDPRKVEYVIPGNDDASKSIDMILSIVSASIKDGLSQRKAEKEKSKEEGEKVSADADADFTSEAPAAE, encoded by the coding sequence ATGGCAAAAGCAAATGTTAAAGACCTTTTAGAGGCAGGAGTACACTTTGGTCACATGACCAGAAAGTGGAATCCAAATATGGCTCCATACATTTTTATGGAGAAGAATGGTATTCACATCATCGACCTACATAAAACAGCAGTAAAATTAGACGAAGCTTGTTCAGCTTTAGAAAAAATTACTTCTGCAGGTAAAAAAGTTCTTTTCGTAGCGACTAAAAAGCAAGCGAAAGAAGTGGTTGCAAAATACGCTTCAGAACTTAATATGCCTTATATTACTGAAAGATGGCCAGGAGGAATGTTAACAAACTTTGTTACCATTCGTAAAGCCGTTAAAAAAATGAACCACATTGATAAAATGAAGAAAGATGGAACTTTCGAAACTTTATCTAAAAAAGAAAGACTTCAAGTTGATCGTCAAAGAGCAAACTTAGAGAAAAACTTAGGTTCAATTTCTGACATGGTTCGTCTTCCATCAGCACTTTTTGTTGTTGATATTATGAAAGAGCACATCGCAATTACGGAGGCTAAAAAATTGGGTATCCCAATTTTCGCAATCGTAGATACGAATTCAGATCCAAGAAAAGTAGAATATGTAATTCCTGGAAATGATGATGCATCTAAATCTATTGATATGATCCTGAGCATCGTTTCAGCTTCAATCAAAGACGGATTGTCTCAAAGAAAAGCAGAAAAAGAAAAATCTAAAGAAGAAGGAGAAAAAGTTTCAGCTGATGCTGATGCAGATTTTACTTCTGAAGCTCCAGCAGCAGAATAA
- a CDS encoding DUF6759 domain-containing protein, with amino-acid sequence MKDYSLIMRSTNIYEIDAYLKNAHPDDPKRIILKPRLIKLLKEYIKTAHPADQRVVDFQEKLALLRSKPSTKISFEEMGEIIKQKQIAKYKEELEAKSQNIGQQGAVAQNSATLSSTVKTTASALLDTDEQEEFLMLMSVSPMEHKNKTVQILNSLFDNDPNGKESIVMIENKSDCNMIMRIEGVGNTRYRLAVPSKEESAIVVQKGSYLFSSKVCGAEYASQKTLQKPIMVSLNNPGQ; translated from the coding sequence ATGAAAGATTATTCGTTGATTATGCGCAGTACCAATATTTATGAAATTGATGCGTATCTAAAAAATGCACATCCCGACGATCCCAAAAGAATCATTCTAAAACCACGATTAATTAAGTTGCTTAAAGAGTATATAAAAACTGCGCATCCTGCTGATCAGCGTGTGGTTGATTTTCAGGAAAAACTTGCCTTACTCAGAAGTAAGCCTTCCACAAAAATAAGTTTTGAGGAAATGGGTGAGATCATTAAGCAAAAACAAATAGCAAAGTACAAAGAAGAACTGGAGGCAAAAAGTCAAAATATAGGGCAACAAGGCGCTGTGGCGCAAAATTCTGCTACCCTTTCAAGTACAGTTAAAACGACGGCTTCGGCACTTTTAGATACTGATGAGCAGGAGGAGTTTTTGATGCTAATGTCTGTTTCCCCAATGGAGCATAAAAATAAGACCGTTCAGATCCTTAATTCCTTATTTGATAATGATCCGAATGGCAAGGAAAGCATTGTGATGATTGAAAATAAATCAGACTGCAATATGATTATGAGAATTGAGGGCGTTGGAAACACACGTTACAGACTGGCAGTTCCTTCAAAGGAAGAAAGTGCCATCGTGGTACAAAAAGGCAGTTATCTCTTTTCCAGTAAAGTTTGTGGCGCGGAATACGCTTCCCAGAAAACACTTCAGAAGCCCATTATGGTTTCTCTAAATAATCCTGGACAGTAA
- a CDS encoding methylmalonyl-CoA mutase family protein, protein MNQEKYTPKNKVRVVTAASLFDGHDAAINIMRRMIQATGAEVIHLGHDKSAEEVVDCAIQEDANAIALTSYQGGHNEYFKYIYDLLRQKGAPQIKIFGGGGGVILPEEIRELMEYGIDRIYSPDDGREMGLQGMINDLVQRSDFATGEHIEVSDLDKIKFEDSKSIAEVISAVENFSDEKPELVKAIDEKAKDSKIPIIGITGTGGAGKSSLTDELVRRFLRSNPDQKIAIVSVDPSKKKTGGALLGDRIRMNSINDPRVYMRSMATRENNVSVSPYIHSALNILKLAKPDVIILETSGIGQSGSEITDIADVSMYVMTPEYGASTQLEKIDMLDYADLIALNKSDKRGALDALQAVRKTYQRNHTAFDKTLEEMPVFSTKASQFNDYGTTELYNALINKVNETLGSKFGENAAQFEEFVEQNVSDDTTVIPPKRVRYLSEIVESNRAYDKEVEHQALIAKRMYLLEGAKVLITDDQHTTDKLEKVFLKTKKELSEENMAFLKGWKNFKEEMNQDSFSYFVRGKEIKVETKYESLSHLKISKISLPKFQDWGDLIRWKGQENVPGQFPYTAGLFPFKRTGEDPTRMFAGEGGPERTNRRFHYVSADMDAKRLSTAFDSVTLYGQDPALPPDIYGKIGNAGVSIATLDDAKKLYSGFDLVNAMTSVSMTINGPAPMLLAFFMNAAIDQNVEKYLTENNLWDAVEAKLKAKFDDKGLKRPSYEGELPKGNNGLGLKLLGLTGDEVIDAETYNKIKAETITTVRGTVQADILKEDQAQNTCIFSTEFALRLMGDVQQYFIDQKVRNFYSVSISGYHIAEAGANPITQLAFTLANGFTYVEYYLSRGMDINDFAPNLSFFFSNGIDPEYAVIGRVARRIWAKAMKFKYNANERSQMLKYHIQTSGRSLHAQEIDFNDIRTTLQALYAIYDNCNSLHTNAYDEAITTPTEDSVRRAMAIQLIINKELGLAKNENPLQGSFIIEELTELVEEAVYTEFDRITERGGVLGAMETMYQRSKIQEESMHYEMLKHTGEYPIIGVNTFLGKDGSPTVLPREVIRSTEEEKQLQIQNLENFQKSHADKSDEILKDLQLAAINQENLFEKMMEAVKYCSLGQITNALFEVGGMYRRNM, encoded by the coding sequence ATGAATCAAGAAAAATATACTCCAAAAAATAAAGTAAGAGTCGTTACAGCCGCTTCTTTGTTTGATGGACACGACGCTGCTATTAATATTATGAGAAGAATGATTCAGGCCACAGGTGCCGAAGTTATACATCTCGGTCACGATAAATCTGCGGAAGAGGTTGTTGACTGCGCTATTCAGGAAGATGCAAATGCAATCGCTTTAACTTCTTATCAGGGCGGTCATAATGAATACTTTAAATATATCTACGATCTTCTTCGTCAGAAAGGTGCACCTCAAATCAAGATCTTTGGTGGTGGCGGCGGTGTAATTCTTCCCGAAGAGATCAGAGAGTTAATGGAATACGGAATTGACCGCATTTATTCTCCTGATGATGGCCGTGAAATGGGCTTGCAGGGAATGATTAATGATTTGGTTCAAAGATCCGACTTCGCAACCGGAGAACATATTGAAGTTTCAGATTTAGATAAAATTAAATTTGAAGATTCTAAATCAATCGCAGAAGTAATTTCAGCCGTAGAAAACTTCTCCGATGAAAAACCGGAATTGGTAAAAGCCATTGATGAAAAGGCAAAAGATTCGAAAATTCCGATTATCGGAATCACCGGAACTGGTGGAGCAGGGAAATCTTCCTTAACGGATGAGTTAGTTCGTCGTTTTTTACGTTCAAATCCTGATCAGAAAATTGCGATTGTTTCCGTGGATCCTTCCAAAAAGAAAACAGGAGGAGCACTTTTAGGCGACAGAATCCGAATGAACTCTATTAATGATCCGCGTGTTTATATGCGTTCGATGGCGACTCGTGAAAATAATGTTTCCGTTTCTCCATATATTCATTCTGCCTTAAATATTTTAAAATTAGCAAAACCTGATGTCATCATTTTGGAAACTTCCGGAATTGGTCAGTCTGGTTCTGAAATTACAGATATCGCAGATGTTTCAATGTATGTGATGACGCCTGAATATGGTGCATCTACACAACTGGAAAAAATCGATATGCTGGATTATGCAGATTTAATTGCTTTAAATAAATCAGACAAACGCGGAGCATTAGATGCACTTCAAGCCGTTCGAAAAACGTATCAGAGAAATCACACCGCTTTTGATAAAACGTTGGAAGAAATGCCCGTGTTTTCCACGAAAGCAAGTCAGTTCAACGATTACGGAACCACAGAATTATACAATGCTTTAATTAATAAAGTTAATGAAACTTTAGGTTCGAAATTTGGTGAAAATGCAGCGCAGTTTGAAGAGTTTGTAGAGCAAAATGTTTCTGATGATACCACGGTGATTCCTCCGAAACGCGTTCGTTATCTTTCTGAAATTGTAGAAAGCAATCGCGCTTATGATAAAGAAGTAGAGCATCAGGCGCTTATCGCGAAGAGAATGTATCTTTTAGAAGGTGCAAAAGTTCTCATTACTGATGATCAGCACACCACTGATAAATTGGAAAAAGTTTTCCTTAAAACGAAAAAAGAACTTTCTGAAGAGAATATGGCGTTCTTGAAAGGTTGGAAAAACTTTAAAGAAGAAATGAATCAAGATTCTTTCTCCTATTTCGTTCGTGGAAAAGAAATTAAGGTAGAAACCAAATATGAATCTCTTTCACATTTAAAAATTTCCAAAATTTCTTTGCCAAAATTTCAAGATTGGGGAGATTTGATACGCTGGAAAGGGCAGGAAAATGTTCCCGGACAGTTTCCGTATACCGCCGGTTTATTTCCTTTTAAAAGAACTGGTGAAGATCCAACAAGAATGTTTGCAGGTGAAGGTGGACCGGAAAGAACAAACAGAAGATTTCATTATGTATCCGCAGATATGGATGCAAAACGTTTGTCAACTGCATTTGATTCCGTGACTTTATATGGACAAGATCCCGCTCTGCCACCCGATATTTATGGTAAAATCGGGAATGCCGGAGTTTCTATTGCGACTTTAGATGATGCGAAAAAATTGTATTCCGGTTTTGATCTGGTGAATGCCATGACTTCGGTTTCAATGACCATTAATGGACCTGCACCAATGTTGCTCGCGTTTTTCATGAATGCGGCGATTGATCAGAATGTAGAGAAATATTTAACAGAGAATAATCTTTGGGATGCTGTTGAAGCAAAATTGAAAGCGAAGTTCGATGACAAAGGTTTGAAAAGACCAAGTTATGAAGGCGAACTTCCAAAAGGAAACAACGGTTTAGGCTTAAAATTATTAGGGCTTACCGGTGATGAAGTGATTGATGCAGAAACGTATAATAAAATTAAAGCAGAAACCATTACAACCGTGCGCGGAACTGTTCAGGCTGATATTTTAAAAGAAGATCAAGCACAAAATACCTGTATTTTCTCCACTGAATTTGCCTTAAGATTAATGGGCGACGTGCAGCAGTATTTCATTGACCAAAAAGTAAGAAACTTTTATTCAGTTTCGATTTCCGGTTATCACATTGCAGAAGCCGGCGCAAATCCGATTACACAGTTAGCTTTTACTTTGGCAAATGGCTTCACTTATGTGGAATATTACTTGAGCCGCGGAATGGATATCAATGATTTCGCACCAAATTTATCATTCTTCTTTTCTAATGGAATCGATCCCGAATACGCTGTAATTGGCCGTGTTGCAAGAAGAATCTGGGCAAAAGCCATGAAGTTTAAGTATAATGCGAACGAAAGATCGCAAATGTTGAAATACCATATTCAAACTTCAGGACGATCTTTGCACGCACAGGAGATTGATTTTAATGATATCAGAACAACTTTGCAGGCTTTATATGCGATTTATGATAACTGTAACTCGTTGCATACCAATGCGTATGATGAAGCAATTACCACTCCTACTGAAGATTCAGTAAGAAGAGCGATGGCTATTCAGCTTATCATTAATAAAGAATTAGGTTTAGCGAAGAACGAAAATCCACTGCAAGGTTCTTTCATTATTGAAGAATTAACAGAATTGGTGGAAGAAGCGGTTTATACTGAATTTGATAGAATCACTGAAAGAGGAGGCGTTCTTGGTGCAATGGAAACGATGTACCAACGCTCAAAAATTCAGGAAGAAAGTATGCATTACGAAATGCTGAAACATACAGGAGAATATCCAATTATCGGCGTTAATACTTTCTTGGGCAAAGATGGTTCTCCAACGGTTTTACCACGCGAAGTAATTCGTTCGACCGAAGAAGAGAAGCAACTACAGATTCAGAATTTGGAAAATTTCCAGAAATCTCATGCTGATAAAAGTGATGAAATATTGAAAGACTTACAACTTGCCGCCATCAACCAGGAAAATTTATTTGAAAAAATGATGGAAGCCGTGAAATACTGTTCACTGGGACAAATCACCAATGCTTTGTTTGAAGTCGGTGGAATGTACAGAAGGAATATGTAA
- the rplM gene encoding 50S ribosomal protein L13: protein MNTLSYKTVSANKATANKEWVVVDAEGQPLGRLASKVAKILRGKHKTNFTPHADCGDNVIVLNAGKITLSGNKWADKTYIWHTGYPGGQKSMTALELQKKDSLKVLEKSVKGMLPKNKLGSVLFKNLYLYEGTEHKHEAQQPKEININEFK from the coding sequence GTGAATACATTAAGTTACAAAACCGTTTCAGCTAACAAAGCTACTGCAAATAAAGAATGGGTTGTGGTAGACGCTGAAGGACAACCGTTAGGAAGACTAGCTTCTAAGGTTGCAAAGATTTTGAGAGGTAAGCACAAAACGAATTTTACACCTCACGCAGATTGCGGAGACAATGTAATCGTTTTGAATGCTGGGAAAATTACACTTTCCGGAAACAAGTGGGCTGACAAGACTTACATTTGGCACACTGGTTATCCAGGTGGTCAAAAGTCGATGACTGCACTTGAACTTCAAAAGAAAGATTCTTTAAAAGTATTGGAAAAATCTGTAAAAGGAATGCTTCCAAAAAACAAATTAGGATCTGTATTGTTTAAGAACCTTTATTTATATGAAGGAACTGAACACAAACATGAAGCTCAGCAGCCAAAAGAAATTAATATTAACGAATTCAAATAA